The following proteins are encoded in a genomic region of Brachypodium distachyon strain Bd21 chromosome 1, Brachypodium_distachyon_v3.0, whole genome shotgun sequence:
- the LOC100843942 gene encoding 10 kDa chaperonin, mitochondrial, whose amino-acid sequence MAAMKRLIPSFNRVLVEKVLQPKKSAGGILLPETSKQLNSGKVVAVGPGDRDKDGKLIPVGFKEGDHVLLPEYGGLEVKLGAEKEYLLFRENDILGTLHE is encoded by the exons atggcggcgatGAAGCGTCTGATCCCGTCGTTCAACCGGGTGCTGGTGGAGAAGGTGCTGCAGCCCAAGAAGAGCGCCGGCGGCATCCTCCTCCCTGAGACCTCCAAGCAG CTGAACTCTGGCAAAGTCGTGGCTGTTGGGCCTGGTGACCGCGATAAGGATGGCAAGCTGATCCCTGTTGGTTTCAAGGAAGGTGACCATGTTCTCCTGCCTGAGTATGGAGGACTTGAAGTCAAGCTTGGTGCTGAGAAAGA GTACCTCCTCTTCAGAGAGAATGACATACTGGGTACCCTCCATGAGTGA
- the LOC100843634 gene encoding uncharacterized protein LOC100843634 isoform X2 produces the protein MDEQEFRRMLDLFPVVRSRDYCKPESESSSKGTTQQARSLIEGPKKEPSAAEDLFLRKLKLAAEKKVGATKAELFCKTFEEAHEKLVYKELNLDAAQRFLDAYKS, from the exons ATGGACGAGCAGGAGTTCCGGCGCATGCTAGACCTCTTCCCCGTCGTCCGGTCCCGCGACTACTGC AAGCCTGAATCGGAATCATCAAGCAAAGGCACAACACAGCAAGCACGATCTCTG ATAGAAGGGCCCAAAAAGGAGCCATCTGCTGCGGAAG ATCTATTCCTGCGGAAATTGAAGCTGGCTGCTGAGAAAAAg GTTGGAGCAACAAAGGCGGAATTGTTCTGCAAGACATTTGAAGAAGCTCATGAGAAACTT GTCTACAAAGAACTGAATCTTGATGCTGCTCAAAGGTTCCTGGATGCCTACAAGAGCTGA
- the LOC100842909 gene encoding GDSL esterase/lipase At1g28600 — translation MAEASLSTSPPLKLVVAVAMTVLLLVFSQQAAAAPAPGKKNSCYKRLFSFGDSLIDTGNFIQYSTAPGPVTRSPYGETFFGRPTGRWSDGRLIVDFIVERLGFPYWPAYLQASNKTKEEFQYGANFAVASGTALNQLLFRKKHLNVNQITPYSLGIQIKWFKNLLPKLAATADERRELMASSLFLVGEIGANDYNHPFFQNRTLDWVKPLVPKVIRSITLSIEALIGLGAKNVYVPGIFPLGCVPRYLFFFRGGEPGDYDSAGCLRWLNDLTRLHNRLLKAKREELHHEHPDVSITYADYYDEVLTAPAQNGFNKETVLHACCGGGGPYNANFTIHCTEPGAVQCPDPSKYVSWDGLHMTEAVYRIMARGLLDGPFAMPPIMSRCSA, via the exons ATGGCAGAAGCGTCTCTGTCGACGTCTCCGCCTCTGAAGCTCGTCGTCGCAGTGGCCATGACGGTGCTTCTTCTCGTGTTTTCCCAGCAAgctgccgcggcgccggcgccggggaagaagaactCTTGCTACAAGCGTCTCTTCAGCTTCGGCGACTCGCTGATCGACACGGGCAACTTCATCCAGTACTCCACGGCGCCGGGCCCCGTCACGAGGTCGCCCTACGGCGAGACCTTCTTCGGCCGCCCCACCGGCCGCTGGTCCGACGGCCGCCTCATCGTTGACTTCATCG TGGAGAGGCTGGGGTTTCCCTACTGGCCGGCGTACCTACAAGCGTCCAACAAGACGAAGGAGGAGTTCCAGTACGGCGCAAACTTCGCCGTAGCGAGCGGCACGGCCTTAAACCAGCTGCTATTCCGAAAGAAGCACCTCAACGTCAACCAGATCACCCCATACTCCCTCGGCATCCAGATCAAATGGTTCAAAAACTTGCTCCCAaagctcgccgccaccgccgacgagCGGCGGGAGCTGATGGCGAGCTCGTTGTTCCTGGTGGGGGAGATCGGCGCCAACGACTACAACCACCCGTTCTTCCAGAACAGGACGCTCGATTGGGTGAAGCCGCTCGTGCCAAAGGTCATCCGGTCCATAACGCTCTCCATCGAGGCTTTGATCGGGTTAGGGGCTAAGAATGTTTATGTGCCGGGGATTTTTCCTTTGGGGTGTGTCCCGCGgtacctcttcttcttccgtgGCGGTGAACCGGGTGACTATGATTCTGCTGGTTGCCTCCGGTGGCTTAACGACCTCACGCGCCTCCATAATCGCTTGCTCAAGGCCAAACGCGAGGAGCTCCATCATGAGCACCCCGACGTGTCCATTACCTATGCGGACTACTATGACGAGGTTCTCACCGCCCCGGCCCAAAACG GATTCAACAAGGAGACGGTGCTACACGCGtgctgcggcggaggcgggccgTACAACGCCAACTTCACGATCCACTGCACGGAGCCAGGGGCCGTGCAGTGCCCGGACCCGTCCAAGTACGTGTCGTGGGACGGCCTCCACATGACGGAGGCCGTGTACAGGATCATGGCCCGTGGGTTACTCGACGGCCCCTTTGCCATGCCGCCGATCATGTCCAGATGTAGCGCATAA
- the LOC100843634 gene encoding uncharacterized protein LOC100843634 isoform X1 yields the protein MDEQEFRRMLDLFPVVRSRDYCKPESESSSKGTTQQARSLQIEGPKKEPSAAEDLFLRKLKLAAEKKVGATKAELFCKTFEEAHEKLVYKELNLDAAQRFLDAYKS from the exons ATGGACGAGCAGGAGTTCCGGCGCATGCTAGACCTCTTCCCCGTCGTCCGGTCCCGCGACTACTGC AAGCCTGAATCGGAATCATCAAGCAAAGGCACAACACAGCAAGCACGATCTCTG CAGATAGAAGGGCCCAAAAAGGAGCCATCTGCTGCGGAAG ATCTATTCCTGCGGAAATTGAAGCTGGCTGCTGAGAAAAAg GTTGGAGCAACAAAGGCGGAATTGTTCTGCAAGACATTTGAAGAAGCTCATGAGAAACTT GTCTACAAAGAACTGAATCTTGATGCTGCTCAAAGGTTCCTGGATGCCTACAAGAGCTGA